The following are from one region of the Sphingomonas sp. J315 genome:
- a CDS encoding serine hydrolase encodes MTLAGLAPVLLIGAGVHRDDLPKDLTPASYRVSMPIPAAPKPLPVFPAPAALTVTVDALARDFGGVVGISVRSLEWGWQVDANGDRRMPQQSVSKLWVAMTVLDARDKGRLTLDDPVELRREHLTLFHQPIASLVVRDGVYRTTVRELLLRAMQSSDNTANDRLLTLVGGPQAVRAFIADRGLGEIRFGPGERLLQAGTAGLSWDQRYSMAGEFQRARAALPPTVRRAAFDSYVADPVDGAAPSAIALALARLKAGELLSASSTSFLTTVMSGTRTGKARLRAAVPVGWTLAHKTGTGQDLGARTAGFNDIGILTAPDGKAYSIAVMIGDTPRPVRERQQLMQAVVASVVANHR; translated from the coding sequence ATGACTCTGGCGGGCCTCGCGCCTGTCCTGTTGATCGGTGCCGGCGTGCACCGCGATGACCTCCCCAAGGATCTGACCCCGGCCAGCTATCGCGTGTCGATGCCGATTCCGGCTGCGCCGAAGCCACTCCCGGTCTTTCCCGCCCCCGCCGCTCTGACCGTGACGGTCGATGCGCTTGCGCGCGATTTCGGCGGCGTGGTCGGCATTTCGGTCCGCAGCCTCGAATGGGGGTGGCAAGTCGACGCCAATGGCGACCGCCGCATGCCGCAGCAGAGCGTGAGCAAGCTGTGGGTCGCGATGACCGTGCTCGATGCCCGCGACAAGGGCCGTCTGACGCTGGACGATCCGGTCGAACTGCGCCGCGAGCATCTGACCCTGTTCCATCAGCCGATCGCTTCGCTGGTGGTGCGCGACGGCGTCTATCGCACCACTGTGCGCGAGTTGCTGTTGCGCGCGATGCAGTCGAGCGACAATACCGCCAATGACCGGTTGCTGACCCTGGTCGGCGGACCGCAGGCGGTACGCGCCTTCATCGCCGATCGCGGATTGGGCGAAATTCGCTTTGGGCCGGGCGAGCGGCTGTTGCAGGCGGGCACTGCCGGGCTGAGCTGGGACCAACGCTATTCGATGGCGGGTGAGTTCCAGCGCGCGCGTGCCGCATTGCCGCCGACCGTGCGGCGCGCGGCATTCGATTCCTATGTTGCCGACCCGGTCGATGGCGCGGCACCCTCGGCGATCGCGCTGGCGCTGGCGCGGCTGAAGGCCGGGGAGCTGCTCTCGGCCTCATCGACGAGTTTTCTGACCACGGTGATGTCTGGCACGCGGACTGGCAAGGCGCGGCTGCGCGCGGCGGTGCCGGTGGGCTGGACTCTGGCGCACAAGACCGGGACCGGGCAGGATCTGGGCGCGCGTACCGCCGGGTTCAACGATATCGGCATCCTGACCGCGCCGGATGGCAAAGCCTATTCGATCGCGGTGATGATCGGCGATACCCCGCGCCCGGTGCGCGAACGCCAGCAGCTGATGCAAGCGGTCGTCGCGAGCGTAGTGGCGAACCATCGCTGA
- the polA gene encoding DNA polymerase I, translating to MPHLYLVDGSSFIFRAYHVLPKLTNKHGEPAGAVYGYVSMLWKLASELHKAEGPTHLAVILDKAEETFRNQLYDQYKANRPPAPEDLRPQFPMIRDATRAFSLPCIEELGWEADDLIASYSKAALAQGWQVTIVSSDKDLMQLLTEPGIDMLDTMKDRRMGPEAVVEKFGVGPDKLGEVLALMGDSVDNVPGVPGVGPKTAAKLILEHGDVEAVLAAAPTMKPGKLRDNLIEHADMARLSRKLVALAEDVPLPEPLDSFVLDGIPDAPLRAFLEHHGFKTLLARLGSGGESVADAPVETHEVPGLEPDPPCDHDAYETVVDEAALDRWITVARHQGWVAIDTETTGTDATRAELVGVSLALHPNLACYIPIGHGGTDMFAEKPVQLDRATVLAQLKPLLEDPAVLKIGHNLKYDLIILGQLGIDIAPYDDTIVMSFDLDAGLHGHGMDELAATHLSHSCIAYKDVTGSGKKQIGFAEVDLKAATRYAAEDADVTLRLWRRLKPRLAYEGATRVYEMVDRPLVRVIADMELAGIKVDAGVLARLSSEFTTQIAALEAEIHAIAGFKFTIGSPKQLGDVLFDKMGIKGGRKGKSGVYSTDVNELERIAADKDSPGREMVLKVLDWRQLSKLKSTYTDALQAQINPATGRVHTSYSLTGAQTGRLSSTDPNLQNIPIRTETGRQIRDAFVAEPGNVILSADYSQIELRLAAHIADVPALREAFEQGEDIHNRTAMELFGEVNRDTRGRAKTINFAILYGISRWGLAGRLDVTPDEAQGMIDRYFQSFPGISRYIADTLTEAKARGYTTTLFGRKTHFTRINAPNQNERAGSERAAINAPIQGTSADIIKRAMARMGPALLDAGLPNVRMLLQVHDELVFELPEGDVDAASAVIRRVMETAAEPAIALTVPLGVEIGTGPSWGAAH from the coding sequence ATGCCCCATCTCTATCTTGTCGACGGCTCGAGCTTCATCTTTCGCGCCTATCATGTGCTGCCCAAGCTGACCAACAAGCATGGCGAACCTGCGGGTGCGGTCTATGGCTATGTGTCGATGCTGTGGAAGCTGGCGAGCGAACTGCACAAGGCCGAGGGCCCGACGCACCTGGCTGTGATCCTCGACAAGGCGGAGGAGACGTTTCGCAACCAGCTTTACGACCAGTACAAGGCGAACCGTCCGCCGGCTCCCGAAGATCTGCGCCCGCAATTCCCGATGATCCGCGACGCGACGCGCGCGTTCAGCCTGCCCTGTATCGAGGAACTGGGCTGGGAGGCGGACGATCTGATCGCGAGTTACTCCAAGGCAGCGCTGGCGCAGGGGTGGCAGGTGACGATCGTCAGTTCCGACAAGGATCTGATGCAGCTGCTGACCGAACCGGGCATCGACATGCTCGACACGATGAAGGACCGGCGCATGGGGCCGGAGGCGGTGGTCGAGAAGTTCGGGGTCGGGCCGGACAAGCTCGGCGAAGTTCTGGCGCTGATGGGCGACAGCGTCGACAATGTGCCGGGCGTGCCGGGGGTGGGGCCGAAGACCGCGGCCAAGCTGATCCTCGAGCATGGCGATGTCGAGGCGGTGCTGGCCGCCGCGCCGACGATGAAGCCGGGCAAGCTGCGCGACAACCTGATCGAACATGCCGATATGGCGCGGCTGTCGCGCAAGCTGGTCGCGCTGGCCGAGGATGTGCCGCTGCCCGAACCGCTCGACAGCTTCGTCCTTGACGGAATCCCGGATGCGCCGCTGCGCGCGTTCCTCGAGCATCACGGGTTCAAGACCTTGCTCGCGCGGCTGGGCAGCGGTGGTGAGTCGGTCGCGGATGCGCCGGTCGAGACCCATGAGGTGCCGGGGCTGGAGCCCGATCCACCCTGCGATCACGATGCCTATGAAACGGTGGTCGATGAGGCGGCGCTCGACCGCTGGATTACCGTTGCCCGGCATCAGGGCTGGGTCGCGATCGATACTGAGACGACGGGCACCGACGCGACCCGGGCCGAACTGGTCGGGGTCAGCCTGGCGCTGCACCCCAATCTCGCCTGCTATATTCCGATCGGCCATGGCGGGACCGACATGTTCGCCGAGAAGCCGGTGCAGCTCGACCGCGCGACGGTGCTGGCGCAGCTCAAGCCGCTGCTGGAGGATCCGGCGGTGCTCAAGATCGGGCACAACCTCAAATATGACCTGATCATCCTGGGCCAACTGGGGATCGATATCGCGCCCTATGACGACACGATTGTGATGAGCTTCGATCTCGATGCCGGGCTGCACGGCCATGGCATGGACGAGCTGGCGGCGACGCATCTGTCGCACAGCTGCATCGCGTACAAGGATGTGACCGGGAGCGGAAAGAAGCAGATCGGCTTTGCCGAGGTCGATCTGAAGGCCGCGACGCGCTACGCCGCCGAGGATGCCGATGTCACACTGCGGCTGTGGCGGCGGTTGAAGCCGCGATTGGCCTATGAGGGCGCGACGCGCGTCTATGAGATGGTCGATCGGCCGCTGGTGCGGGTGATCGCCGACATGGAGCTGGCGGGGATCAAGGTCGATGCCGGGGTGCTGGCGCGACTCTCCAGCGAGTTTACGACGCAGATTGCGGCGCTGGAGGCGGAAATCCACGCGATCGCCGGGTTCAAATTCACCATCGGCAGCCCCAAGCAATTGGGCGACGTATTGTTCGACAAGATGGGGATCAAGGGCGGGCGCAAGGGCAAGTCGGGCGTGTACTCGACCGACGTCAACGAGCTGGAGCGGATCGCGGCGGACAAGGATTCGCCCGGGCGGGAGATGGTGCTGAAAGTGCTCGACTGGCGCCAGCTGTCGAAGCTCAAATCCACCTATACCGATGCGCTGCAGGCACAGATCAACCCGGCGACGGGGCGGGTGCATACCAGCTATTCGCTGACCGGGGCGCAGACCGGGCGGCTGTCGTCGACCGACCCGAACCTGCAGAATATCCCGATCCGTACCGAGACGGGGCGGCAGATCCGCGACGCCTTCGTGGCCGAGCCGGGCAACGTCATCCTGTCAGCCGACTATTCGCAGATCGAATTGCGCTTGGCCGCGCATATCGCCGATGTGCCCGCGCTGCGCGAGGCGTTCGAGCAGGGCGAGGACATTCACAACCGCACCGCGATGGAGCTGTTTGGCGAGGTCAACCGCGACACGCGCGGGCGGGCGAAGACGATCAACTTTGCGATCCTCTACGGCATCAGCCGCTGGGGGCTGGCCGGACGGCTCGACGTCACGCCGGACGAAGCGCAGGGGATGATCGACCGCTATTTCCAGAGCTTCCCGGGGATCAGCCGCTATATCGCCGACACGCTGACCGAGGCGAAGGCGCGCGGCTATACGACGACCTTGTTCGGGCGCAAGACGCACTTCACGCGGATCAACGCGCCCAACCAGAATGAGCGCGCGGGCAGCGAGCGCGCCGCGATCAACGCGCCGATTCAGGGGACCAGCGCCGACATCATCAAGCGCGCCATGGCGCGGATGGGGCCGGCGCTGCTGGACGCGGGGCTGCCGAATGTGCGGATGCTGCTGCAGGTGCATGACGAACTGGTGTTCGAACTGCCCGAAGGCGATGTCGATGCTGCGTCGGCGGTGATCCGCCGGGTGATGGAGACTGCGGCGGAACCCGCGATAGCGCTCACCGTGCCGCTCGGCGTGGAGATCGGCACAGGCCCCAGTTGGGGCGCGGCGCATTGA
- a CDS encoding lipopolysaccharide biosynthesis protein, whose protein sequence is MSSATAPGSQPDDLNALAKGGRTNILGFMLRLLARLPFLFIAGRLYGAETVGRFALAVVVVELAALLATLGLKRGLAQALASTDRPHSHVVWDGMVVAFVVSVLASALLFVFPDLMFPNSGTTGLDRYLAVIVFAIAWSDVSLAALAYRHNVKATVTARAIVEPWTISIAAWALYYVSARDGLIIAYVLSMAAALVASLIPFIRSYGLPHGWSPRVTPLLQLARRNMPLAGADAIEWGSRNIDRFILGLLFPPAIVGIYYMAQQVSSIPQKLKTSFDPVLGPVIARNLAAGNRSAIAAQVKQVGFWIITLQAALLLMGGIPAEGVMGVVGPQFVVGAVALCFLLAAEVAATPGAVAEAGLVYMARHRNLVVSLLLLGFQAALSFALVFQMRAMGLDVHVQAVGPAMALVLTLALGSTIKCWMLAKLTSASVFSLRPGFVAAILVAGAVGWAFTRLPPQLEWLELSVGIPAIFIAYFAVIAKWAFGPEDRALFKKMPKSEPTLPDEKV, encoded by the coding sequence TTGAGCAGCGCGACCGCACCGGGTTCGCAACCCGACGATCTCAATGCGCTCGCAAAGGGTGGGCGGACCAATATTCTTGGCTTCATGCTGCGTTTACTCGCGCGGTTGCCGTTCCTGTTCATTGCCGGGCGCCTCTATGGCGCGGAGACAGTCGGGCGGTTCGCGCTCGCCGTCGTCGTGGTCGAGTTGGCAGCGCTGCTCGCCACCCTGGGCCTCAAACGCGGGCTGGCACAGGCGCTGGCGTCGACCGACCGACCGCACAGTCATGTCGTGTGGGACGGGATGGTGGTCGCGTTCGTCGTCTCGGTGCTGGCGAGTGCATTGCTGTTCGTTTTCCCGGATCTGATGTTTCCCAATAGCGGGACCACCGGGCTCGACCGCTATCTGGCAGTGATCGTGTTCGCGATCGCCTGGTCCGATGTCAGCCTCGCCGCGCTTGCCTACCGCCACAATGTGAAGGCCACGGTGACGGCGCGCGCGATCGTGGAACCGTGGACGATCAGTATTGCGGCCTGGGCGCTCTATTATGTCTCGGCACGCGACGGACTGATTATCGCCTATGTCCTGTCGATGGCGGCGGCGCTGGTCGCCAGCCTGATTCCCTTTATCCGCAGCTATGGCCTTCCGCATGGCTGGTCGCCGCGGGTGACTCCATTGCTCCAGCTCGCCCGGCGCAACATGCCTCTGGCGGGCGCGGATGCGATCGAATGGGGGTCGCGCAATATCGACCGATTCATCCTGGGTCTGCTGTTCCCGCCAGCGATCGTCGGCATTTATTACATGGCGCAGCAGGTTTCCTCGATCCCGCAAAAGCTCAAGACCAGCTTCGATCCGGTGTTGGGGCCGGTGATCGCGCGCAATCTGGCCGCAGGAAACCGCAGCGCAATTGCGGCGCAGGTCAAGCAAGTCGGTTTCTGGATCATCACGCTTCAGGCGGCATTGCTGCTGATGGGCGGAATCCCGGCGGAAGGGGTGATGGGCGTTGTCGGCCCGCAATTCGTGGTCGGCGCAGTGGCACTTTGCTTCCTTCTCGCAGCCGAGGTCGCCGCAACGCCCGGCGCGGTGGCAGAGGCCGGGCTGGTCTATATGGCGCGGCACCGCAATCTGGTGGTATCGCTGCTGCTGCTCGGCTTTCAGGCGGCACTGAGCTTTGCGCTGGTGTTCCAGATGCGGGCGATGGGGCTGGATGTGCATGTTCAGGCGGTGGGACCGGCAATGGCGCTGGTACTGACGCTGGCGCTGGGATCGACCATAAAATGCTGGATGCTGGCCAAGCTGACCAGCGCATCGGTGTTCAGCCTGCGCCCCGGCTTCGTGGCCGCGATCCTGGTTGCTGGCGCGGTCGGATGGGCGTTCACGCGACTGCCGCCGCAGCTCGAATGGCTGGAACTGTCGGTCGGCATCCCCGCGATCTTCATCGCCTATTTTGCGGTGATCGCAAAATGGGCGTTCGGGCCGGAAGACCGGGCGCTGTTCAAGAAGATGCCGAAGAGCGAACCGACACTGCCCGACGAGAAAGTTTGA
- the purH gene encoding bifunctional phosphoribosylaminoimidazolecarboxamide formyltransferase/IMP cyclohydrolase: MSSITIRRALLSVSDKTGIVELGQALAAKGVELVSTGGTSKVLREAGLEVRDISDLTGFPEMMDGRVKTLHPVVHGGLLAVRDDAGHMASASEHAIGMIDLVVVNLYPFAQTVAKGASRDEIIENIDIGGPSMVRSAAKNHAFVAIVTDPADYAVVATGETTLDDRKRFAAKAYALTAQYDSTIASWFAFADQGEKFPETLPLVFKRGEELRYGENPHQSAALYLPAGPATPGIAQAEQLQGKELSYNNYNDADAALELVSEFRDGPPTVVIVKHANPCGVATAETLVDAYKAALACDSVSAFGGIIALNRPLDAETAKAITEIFTEVVVAPGASDEAKTIFAAKKNLRLLICGELPNPTRPGLMLKTIAGGALVQSRDNGSVTQDALKVVTQRAPTDQELADCLFAWTVAKHVKSNAIVYAKDGSTAGVGAGQMNRLESARIAAWKAKDAAEKAGWSQPRTIGSAVASDAFFPFADGLLAAVEAGATAVIQPGGSIRDDEVIAAADGAGLAMVFTGMRHFRH; this comes from the coding sequence ATGAGCAGCATCACGATCCGCCGCGCCCTCCTCTCGGTTTCCGACAAGACCGGGATCGTCGAACTCGGTCAGGCGCTCGCCGCCAAGGGAGTCGAACTCGTTTCGACCGGCGGCACGTCCAAGGTGCTGCGTGAGGCAGGGCTGGAAGTCCGCGACATCTCCGACCTCACTGGTTTCCCCGAAATGATGGACGGCCGCGTCAAGACGCTGCACCCGGTGGTGCATGGCGGTCTGCTCGCGGTGCGCGACGATGCTGGCCACATGGCCTCGGCCAGCGAACATGCGATCGGGATGATCGACCTGGTCGTGGTCAATCTCTACCCCTTCGCCCAGACTGTCGCGAAGGGCGCGAGCCGCGACGAGATTATCGAGAATATCGACATCGGCGGCCCGTCGATGGTCCGTTCTGCCGCCAAGAACCACGCATTTGTCGCGATCGTCACCGATCCCGCCGACTATGCCGTGGTCGCGACCGGCGAGACCACGCTCGACGACCGCAAGCGCTTTGCCGCCAAGGCCTATGCCCTGACTGCCCAGTACGACTCGACCATCGCCAGTTGGTTCGCCTTCGCCGATCAGGGCGAAAAATTCCCCGAAACGCTCCCGTTGGTGTTCAAACGCGGCGAAGAGCTCCGGTACGGTGAGAACCCGCATCAGTCCGCCGCCCTCTACCTCCCCGCCGGTCCCGCCACGCCGGGGATCGCGCAGGCCGAGCAGCTGCAGGGCAAGGAGCTGAGCTACAACAACTATAACGACGCCGATGCCGCGCTCGAACTGGTCAGCGAATTCCGCGACGGCCCGCCGACGGTGGTGATCGTCAAGCACGCCAACCCCTGCGGCGTCGCCACCGCCGAGACTTTGGTCGACGCGTACAAGGCCGCGCTCGCCTGCGATTCGGTTTCGGCATTTGGCGGGATCATCGCGCTCAACCGTCCGCTGGATGCCGAGACGGCGAAGGCGATCACCGAGATTTTCACTGAAGTCGTCGTCGCTCCCGGTGCGAGCGATGAAGCCAAGACCATTTTCGCCGCGAAGAAGAACCTCCGCCTGCTGATCTGCGGCGAGTTGCCCAATCCGACGCGACCCGGCCTGATGCTCAAGACGATCGCGGGCGGAGCACTGGTCCAGTCGCGCGACAATGGCAGCGTGACGCAGGACGCGCTCAAGGTGGTCACGCAACGCGCGCCGACCGATCAGGAACTTGCCGACTGCCTGTTCGCCTGGACAGTCGCCAAGCACGTCAAGTCGAACGCAATCGTCTATGCCAAGGATGGCAGCACCGCAGGGGTCGGCGCGGGGCAGATGAACCGCCTCGAATCCGCGCGGATCGCCGCATGGAAGGCCAAGGACGCCGCCGAAAAGGCCGGCTGGTCCCAGCCGCGCACGATCGGCAGCGCGGTCGCCTCCGACGCCTTCTTCCCCTTCGCCGACGGCCTGCTCGCGGCCGTCGAGGCGGGCGCGACTGCCGTGATCCAGCCTGGCGGATCGATCCGCGACGATGAAGTGATCGCGGCGGCGGATGGGGCTGGCCTCGCGATGGTGTTCACCGGGATGCGCCACTTCCGGCATTGA